One genomic window of Euleptes europaea isolate rEulEur1 chromosome 8, rEulEur1.hap1, whole genome shotgun sequence includes the following:
- the USP14 gene encoding ubiquitin carboxyl-terminal hydrolase 14 isoform X1 has translation MPLYSVNVKWGKEKFDGVELNTDEPPMVFKAQLFALTGVQPDRQKVMVKGGTLKDDDWGNLKIKPGMTLLMMGSAEALPEEPVARPVFVEDMTEEQLASAMELPCGLTNLGNTCYMNATVQCIRSVPELKESLKRYAGALRASGEMASAQYITAALRDLFDSMDKTSSSIPPIILLQFLHMAFPQFAEKGDQGQYLQQDANECWVQMMRVLQQKLEGIESDTVMETDSGASGAAASPPKKKSFIDQFFSIEFETVMKCTETEEEDVTKGKENQLQLSCFINQEVKYLFTGLKLRLQEEITKLSPTLQRNALYIKSSKISRLPAYLTIQMVRFFYKEKESVNAKVLKDVKFPLMMDVYELCTPELQEKMVPYRSKFKDLEDKKVNQQPKNSSKGDGAQKEVQYEPFSFLDDIGSNNCGYYDLQAVLTHQGRSSSSGHYVSWVKRKQDEWIKFDDDKVSIVTPEDILRLSGGGDWHIAYVLLYGPRRIEIIEDEDEQ, from the exons ATGCCGCTTTACTCAG TTAATGTAAAATGGGGCAAGGAGAAATTTGATGGTGTGGAGCTGAATACAGATGAACCCCCCATGGTATTCAAAGCTCAACTTTTTGCTTTGACTGGAGTTCAGCCGGACAGACAGAAAGTGATGGTGAAAGGTGGCACTTTAAAG GATGATGACTGGGGCAATCTTAAAATAAAACCT GGGATGACCTTATTAATGATGGGTTCTGCTGAAGCTCTACCTGAAGAACCGGTAGCCCGGCCTGTTTTTGTGGAAGATATGACAGAAGAACAGTTAGCCTCAGCA ATGGAATTGCCATGTGGTTTAACAAACCTTGGGAATACTTGCTACATGAATGCAACAGTTCAGTGTATTCGCTCTGTGCCAGAACTGAAAGAGTCCCTAAAGAG GTATGCTGGTGCCTTAAGAGCCTCGGGGGAAATGGCCTCTGCTCAGTACATTACTGCAG CTCTTAGAGATTTATTTGATTCCATGGACAAAACCTCCTCTAGTATCCCTCCCATCATTCTCCTCCAGTTCTTACATATGGCCTTTCCCCAGTTTGCGGAGAAAGGGGATCAAGGCCAGTATCTCCAACag GATGCCAATGAATGCTGGGTACAGATGATGCGAGTGCTGCAGCAGAAGCTAGAAGGGATAGAAAGCGACACGGTTATGGAA actGATTCTGGAGCTTCAGGAGCGGCAGCATCACCACCGAAAAAGAAGAGCTTCATTGATCAGTTTTTCAGCATTGAATTTGAAACTGT CATGAAATGCAcagaaacagaagaggaagaTGTAACAAAAGGAAAAGAGAACCAACTCCAGCTTAGTTGCTTTATCAATCAAGAAGTTAAATATCTTTTCACGGGTCTTAAGCTG CGTCTTCAAGAAGAAATTACCAAACTCTCTCCTACATTGCAAAGGAATGCCCTTTACATAAAATCT tcCAAGATAAGTCGCTTGCCTGCCTATTTGACTATTCAGATGGTTCGTTTCTTTTACAAAGAGAAGGAGTCCGTGAATGCCAAAGTTCTCAAG GATGTTAAATTTCCACTTATGATGGATGTATATGAACTGTGCACACCAGAACTTCAAGAAAAGATGGTCCCGTATCGGTCAAAATTTAAAGACCTAGAGGACAAAAAAGTAAATCAGCAGCCAAAGAAT TCTAGTAAAGGTGATGGTGCACAGAAGGAGGTTCAATATGAGCCATTTTCCTTTCTTGATG atATTGGCTCTAATAACTGTGGTTATTATGACCTCCAGGCAGTGCTAACACACCAGGGAAGATCTAGTTCTTCTGGACACTACGTATCTTGGGTTAAAAGAAAACAAG ATGAATGGATTAAATTTGATGATGACAAAGTCAGCATCGTCACGCCTGAAGATATTTTGAGGCTTTCGGGCGGTGGAGACTGGCATATAGCTTACGTTCTACTTTACGGGCCACGCAGAATTGAAATAATTGAAGATGAAGATGAACAATAG
- the USP14 gene encoding ubiquitin carboxyl-terminal hydrolase 14 isoform X2: MRPRGREASLEPPLVSRVLRRRRCRPLSRPVALAARPPCRFTQDDDWGNLKIKPGMTLLMMGSAEALPEEPVARPVFVEDMTEEQLASAMELPCGLTNLGNTCYMNATVQCIRSVPELKESLKRYAGALRASGEMASAQYITAALRDLFDSMDKTSSSIPPIILLQFLHMAFPQFAEKGDQGQYLQQDANECWVQMMRVLQQKLEGIESDTVMETDSGASGAAASPPKKKSFIDQFFSIEFETVMKCTETEEEDVTKGKENQLQLSCFINQEVKYLFTGLKLRLQEEITKLSPTLQRNALYIKSSKISRLPAYLTIQMVRFFYKEKESVNAKVLKDVKFPLMMDVYELCTPELQEKMVPYRSKFKDLEDKKVNQQPKNSSKGDGAQKEVQYEPFSFLDDIGSNNCGYYDLQAVLTHQGRSSSSGHYVSWVKRKQDEWIKFDDDKVSIVTPEDILRLSGGGDWHIAYVLLYGPRRIEIIEDEDEQ, from the exons ATGAGACCCCGAGGGAGGGAAGCGTCGCTCGAGCCGCCTCTTGTTTCTCGTGTCTTGAGGCGCCGTCGCTGCCGTCCCCTTTCCCGGCCCGTCGCTCTCGCTGCTCGGCCGCCATGCCGCTTTACTCAG GATGATGACTGGGGCAATCTTAAAATAAAACCT GGGATGACCTTATTAATGATGGGTTCTGCTGAAGCTCTACCTGAAGAACCGGTAGCCCGGCCTGTTTTTGTGGAAGATATGACAGAAGAACAGTTAGCCTCAGCA ATGGAATTGCCATGTGGTTTAACAAACCTTGGGAATACTTGCTACATGAATGCAACAGTTCAGTGTATTCGCTCTGTGCCAGAACTGAAAGAGTCCCTAAAGAG GTATGCTGGTGCCTTAAGAGCCTCGGGGGAAATGGCCTCTGCTCAGTACATTACTGCAG CTCTTAGAGATTTATTTGATTCCATGGACAAAACCTCCTCTAGTATCCCTCCCATCATTCTCCTCCAGTTCTTACATATGGCCTTTCCCCAGTTTGCGGAGAAAGGGGATCAAGGCCAGTATCTCCAACag GATGCCAATGAATGCTGGGTACAGATGATGCGAGTGCTGCAGCAGAAGCTAGAAGGGATAGAAAGCGACACGGTTATGGAA actGATTCTGGAGCTTCAGGAGCGGCAGCATCACCACCGAAAAAGAAGAGCTTCATTGATCAGTTTTTCAGCATTGAATTTGAAACTGT CATGAAATGCAcagaaacagaagaggaagaTGTAACAAAAGGAAAAGAGAACCAACTCCAGCTTAGTTGCTTTATCAATCAAGAAGTTAAATATCTTTTCACGGGTCTTAAGCTG CGTCTTCAAGAAGAAATTACCAAACTCTCTCCTACATTGCAAAGGAATGCCCTTTACATAAAATCT tcCAAGATAAGTCGCTTGCCTGCCTATTTGACTATTCAGATGGTTCGTTTCTTTTACAAAGAGAAGGAGTCCGTGAATGCCAAAGTTCTCAAG GATGTTAAATTTCCACTTATGATGGATGTATATGAACTGTGCACACCAGAACTTCAAGAAAAGATGGTCCCGTATCGGTCAAAATTTAAAGACCTAGAGGACAAAAAAGTAAATCAGCAGCCAAAGAAT TCTAGTAAAGGTGATGGTGCACAGAAGGAGGTTCAATATGAGCCATTTTCCTTTCTTGATG atATTGGCTCTAATAACTGTGGTTATTATGACCTCCAGGCAGTGCTAACACACCAGGGAAGATCTAGTTCTTCTGGACACTACGTATCTTGGGTTAAAAGAAAACAAG ATGAATGGATTAAATTTGATGATGACAAAGTCAGCATCGTCACGCCTGAAGATATTTTGAGGCTTTCGGGCGGTGGAGACTGGCATATAGCTTACGTTCTACTTTACGGGCCACGCAGAATTGAAATAATTGAAGATGAAGATGAACAATAG